atgtgtgtggccgtgaggtgagtgacgtcagtgagtgtgtgggcgatagaagagagggagcggtagcgtgagtgccgacggggactagtttgttttgtattttgtagtttgtcaaaatatacactcccattgtccacttaaatatttccaagatatttctttattcttagacaacggattcccttccgtgattggtcatttctatggacacagaaatgacgtcacctaaaattccgtttacggcacatagtaatgtcgtaattcagctctgagtgtgacacttaagattcagtcctacacttcgctgaaagtgtgagtaagacgcttgataactaacttttaagtgcagctttcagcgaagaatttatttactcttaagtcaactcttagcagacttcttaggagtaattctaagaagcttgataagtacggccccagaacaaTATGGTTAGTTTTACCCTACAACGGATTTCTATTTGTTAGTCATACACACAAAAACAAGGTTTGAAGATTGCACacgtttttttatttcttttcagTCACAGTTCAATGTTACTTTATTGACAGGtgagcaagttaaaaaaaacatttacatttaaaaagacatgtcaagaagttaaaaaaagagagaaaaaaaaaattaaaccacGCACATAATAGGACTAAATTCAtacttcaagttaaagttaaagttaactttaacaTAAATTCATACTTCAAAGATGCCCTCGTCCAGACTTGGAGTGGGTTCTAAGACCGGTATTTGCTGACCCAGTGGTACTTGTCCACACGGGGGCCACTGAACGTGAAAGTGGCCCGGTAAGGGTTGAGGCCCTTCTGGCCAGAGAGCTGCTGTGCGGGACCTCCAGGAGGAGGAGGCGGGGCGGGAGGCTGGAAAACATCCCCGATGAAGGCCTTCCTCTTTGGGTACATGAGCCACGTCTTGGGGGCGCCGAGAGCAAACTCGCTGAACtgaataacaaaaaaaagatggATTAATAAATAATCCATGTTAGACAAAAGTCCCTGGATTGGGGTCCTACCCTGTAGACGCTATTGGGGTTGTTGACGGTGGGGATGGTCTTGGGTTCAGGGTTGGCCGGGGGGCACAGGGCAGACAGGACGCTGCTGCCACTGCTGCTGCCATCGTCATCATCGTCGTCGCCATCTTCCTCCTCTTCTGAAGAACTGCCCGAGGCCACACCCAGGCTGGCGCGCTCCACGGCATCGTGGACGCGGCGGGAAAACTCGCCACCCGTTCTCCGCCCGCAGCCGCCCACCGCTGAGATGGAGAAGGGGGCACTGTGTTCGCCATATCTGCAAGGAGGGGGAAGCCTTGAATTCGCTAACCAGTAAACCGCCATTAACGTCAACAACAAAAAGTGTATGGCTAGAAATAACATTCTGCACGTGACCATTTCCCTTTGCATtttaatgttgaaaaatatttttcaaaatgtaaacCACGACTTGCACTTTAAGAGTTGTTTGCTCGTAATTGTTACTACATTGACTTGTTGCTATTTTATGCAAGTCCTGTTGACGTAAACGCGTTGAAAATTGTTGGCAACTGTCAAAAAAGTAAACTGAGAAAAATCCACTTTGCTAACGCTAGACAACGCCAACAAATAAAAATGGTTCTCGTTTATTGGCTAGAGATTTTAAAATGGAAGGCAACAGCGCCTTCCTGCCACACTCGCTGGATTAAAGATGTTTTGTATTAACTGGTGAAGATCAGGTTGACATTGAATGGTTCTGCAAAGTTTCAAGAACTGTGGGGTGCCTTTTTGAGATATGTAAGTGAAACTGATCTCCAAAGTAACCCTGATTGAATCACAGAAATGTGGGTGGTTGAGCCTTCTGTGCTTGGCCATTCAGGAATGCAGCCATCTGTGGTTTGTCACTttattaatattgtatatattttttgtaccaGTTAagggaacaaaaaaaaacagcattaaaaGTATGTTAAAAAAAGGCTtcccgttaaaaaaaacaaaaaaacaagttaagtATACGGCTGCACAacagatgcaaaaaaaaaaagaaaaaaaaaaaagacaaatgaaaATCGAAATTTTGCAAGATGAAAAATTGTTCGATGCACCAGAAATTAAATCACACAGTCGTACTACCAGTCAGGAGTTTACAATGTATGTACTACTTGGTTTACAATAttagaacaaaaatggcaccattGAAAATGTCGGAATTGTGTCACtaagaaaaatgcaaaacaagTTTGttctgatttgtttggttttcaaaaaataaagaaaaaaagaaaaaaagaaaaaggaattgCAAAAAAAACGTGAACAAAGAAAATAACTGATTGTGGACGTAACATTATTTTTCTGGGTAATGACAAATGTAAAAGGGCATgtaggaattaaaaaaaaaaaaaaaagtacaactacAGACTGGGAGACGAGTACACTTCTAAATTGTTTACCTTTGGAGTACAAAATGACTAATGGTCTATAGTTAAGGTAGGTAGGGTGTCTGTTACGGAGATCTTTGAAAACGTGTTTTTACAAGAATgttttttaagattaagattaaagtaccaatgattgtcacacacacactagatgtggtgaaatttgtcctctgcatttgacccatccccttggggagcagtgggcagcagcgccgccgcgcccgggaatcattttggtgatttaacccccaactccaacccgtgttgctgagtgccaagcagggaggttatgggtcccatttttatagtctttggtatgactcggctgggatttgaactccaacctaccgatctcagggcggacactctatgttGCTTATTTCAtgcactaaaaaaacaaaaaacattcactGACCTGCACGAAACCTCGCCAGGGTCGACCCACAAGGTCAGTTCCTCAGGGAGGCCCAGGTCCTCGTAGCGAACCACGCTTCTGTCGCACGCCTTCTGCAACACAAGGTCTTGCAGCTGCACGCGGTTCATACGTAGACACCTGGAAAAACACTATTATTGTAACCATCTTAATTTAAAAAGGCATTTATTTGAGATGCAAGTGTATTAATGCATCCAAAACTAAAAGATATTATAAAGATAAATTCCAGTTTCAAACTAAAAGAAAATGGTCGACATGTCCTACCCAAAATGCCTTTAACATTTGAATCAGTGAATTTTGCCTGTCTGTTAAGCCATTTCAAACAAGACGCAACAATGTAAAATTTAAACAACCCTTTTGAGATTGTTTTACCTCAATTTTATAACGATTTGTCGGTCTTGTTTAACAAAGCCAACAAACTTAGCTGAATAACTAACGTGAACCAACATTAGCTTAGCTACCATATTAAAAAGGGTTTTCCGCAAAAGTAAAGAACATTTCGTTTAATAATTTAAAACCGGAGACTCTCCTACCTTGAATTTAATCAAATATtttaatttgtgtttaaaaaaaaggcaAACTTTAGCCAGCTAGCTTGTTTTAAAGAAAAATGCTAAAGTTAGCTAGCTAACTGACAGTTAAAATAGAGCACTTTTGTTTAATCACCATCTtagatttagaaaaaaaagttaaagaaATGTGGACATTTTTCAACAAGGACACTTGTTTAAAATTGATACATTTTAACCCAATTATACACCAATTCTTGATGGAGTTGTCCAATTTACGACACTAGAAAAGCACGTAAAGGTAACACCAGAGTCCTATTCAAACCTGTAGGCCTGCCCTTTGGTTGGTGCGTTCGGGTGCCAGTGGTTTTTGTAGCGCTCCAACAAAGCGGACGTGAGCGCGGCGGCGAAGCGATCCCGGCTGTCCTTATCCAGACATCCGTACCGTTTAACCAGGCGGGCAACGAAGAACACGGCGGCAGCGATTTCTTCCTTCATGTTGGTCAAGTCAGTGAACTTTCACTTCTAAAACATATGCACAagtatttaaaaagaaaaacaaaaaaaatacgtaGGGTGCTCCTACTGatgaaaaaaccccaaaaacgaGTAAAACCAACAAACAGGAAGTTAAGGAAACATATTCACTGCTGGATCTTGATAAAAGAAGTCagcgtttgttttttttttgttctgaaCTATtcataaataaattatctttataaactaaacataaaaaataaaacagtgctGATGCGTCACACGCTACAAGGAGGGATCACTTTAAAGATGTCAGCAGCAAACACACCTGAGGCTACTTGACTTAATTATGGTAGGGGTGGGCGGAGCTAACTTATGACTAACCAATCAAACGGATTTATTTGGACACTAATCGTACAAAAAGTGTTCATTTATTATAAATCAAAAttctattatatattatattttttttaaatcaagattttctatcataaaaaaaaaaggggggggggggggcgtaatttcAATGGACAGCGTTGCAACGAGCTCCCCATGCAGGCCGTTTAGCAGAATGCATGACTTCCAATTATAACTTTAATACTGTAGTTATTGCCTCACAAAAGAGCCAAAAGTGCATACCGTTTTGAACAAAACTTGCAAAAAAAATGGATTTCATAATTTCTTCACCAGTTGTTTTCATTTATTGTATCTGGAATTCAAATCAACACAagtcacatatatttttttctgtaatatttgttataattttaacACAATATTATAATGCTTATAATATAATCGTATACACTGCAATGCTTATAAATTTTACTTATCCAGAAAAGTATAGCATTGATCTTGAGTAAGAATGAAAATAAAGATAACTCCTCATTTACATTTTtcttaaaaatattaaatacttaTGAAAAATGTTTATACAGCATACATTtgtttaaattaaataattatgtatttattttatgtagttGTACTACACATCTATCTTTTTCCACTAATCTGAAGTCGGGTTGCGGgaacagcagcctaagcagagataTTATTACGTATTTAAAAATATTCTATACTGTCCAGTGTATAATTTCCATGTTTTACAGATATTTACTTATACCATAAATACCATCATAAAACATAAATGTAGCATTTTTGAAATAATCGTTTTATACAGTAAGTAtaccattttatatatattaaatatttaccttttaaatataaacaataaaaacatttatgtaGTACAGTATTTTAAAACCAATGtacattttcatatatttttaggAATTGACTTAATAATCAACAGAACATTCAAAAACATAGAAAACACACTGGAtacattgtactgtatttttaattttcattttgaGTGTACAACCATTTAATTCAAGCCATTCTGTAGTTGAAGACCTCCACCAGAAAACACATCCATGTAACAAGCAGAGAAGTAAAAGCGAAACAAagtaagctaaaaaaaaaaaaaaacatgcacacaTTCCCCACTAATTATTTGCAGTCCATTTGACCTTTTAAATGAATAATTCATGAAGATGACCTATAGTGTATTTGCACTTATTTTGTTTGACATGACCAAGGCAAAAGGCGTAATTGTAATATCGAATGATGAGGGTTTTTTCTTTATTCCTATGTAACTTTACCGTCCAATGGCAGATGCTGGCGAGAAGGAAAGATTTTAGgagttaaatatttattttattccacTGAAGTTCATCTCATTTCCTGCTGGCTGCCGAAGCTTTGAAGGTAAGACTTAAAAGTGTaactaaataaatagaaaacacacacacttgtaaggAAAACCGAAAGCACCGTCCATTTTTTGTGTTTACTCAACAAAGATGCTCAAAAATAAATAGAATATTTAACCAAGAAAACGTCAAAATAAATATAACTATGTGTATCATATAATTCTAAAATAACCTTGAACAAAAAGTGTGCAGAGTTGAGGGACATTGAGACGACAAGGAAAGTTGCAAATACacgaaaacacacacaaacacccctGCAACACATCAAGTATTGGCTCATCTGCACTTTAAGGTGCTGTCAGGATACCTTAAAAACAACTTATTTCTATCAATAAAAAAGTAAAGACATCTATTTTAACAGCACTGATTTTTGAAATCCGACAAAAACCCCCAAATCTGTCGCCGTCCAACAAAAAGCAATGAAAGAAACTCAAAATCTGAACcccaatgtctttttttttatgcttgatcttaaaaaaacaaccaaaactcGAAATACTGTTGGAGCCCATTCTTCTATTTCTTTTCATGTCATTACGCCAGGTGTCCACAGGTATAACATTAAAAGCACATATGTAGTAAATTGGTGGGAGATTACAGGTGTTTACCGCCCACATAAACATCTTTTGTTTTCCGGCAGCAGTTGTTTATTTTTCCTACCACTAcacttgtgttttattttgtaacatGTTGTGTTATTAAATGGGAAGCTCACCCAACTTCACGTCATTGTCCGGACATTATTAAGAGCGCGTCAAAAACGTCTAGCTCACTACAGGAACTAACACACACTTTCCATTGGACAGCAACTAAAACGTTAACACCTTGTCTGGTGCAATGAAAAGTGAAAAAGTTGCACCAAAAGGCACCGACGTGCAGTCATCCTGTAATGACTGGATGAGAAGCTAGCAACGTTATTTTGGACTGACTGGCAGCTTTGGTCGCATTTTTTTGCCTTCTCCTATAAACTGCTAACACTGGAATTAAATTTGGTCTAATGAAGAGATGCAAAGTCAGTAATAGCAAATACAAATCCAATCTTTATCTCATGCTATTGAGGATGGAAACTCAATCATATTCATGCTTATGGCCAATTTAAGTGTCCACTTTTAAGGCAAAACTGcagctttaaaataaaaaacacatagGTAATGCTTTACATAGCACATAAAAACTAAACTGTGATCAAGTTGAGGGTTTTTCGGCCTGACGGTCCTCCTTTCTCTTGATGCGACACCAAATGACAATACATTCAGCACATTTGTGTGTCAATCTCTCCGAGCGTCTTTGTGCGTTGTTACTGACATCCCAGTACTCGCTTCTTTTTTTTATCTTAAAGGCTTTGGCTCAGATTTCTTCCTACACCCCTACAGACACAAACTGGGTCAAACACACTAGTACCTTGGTTTCCCCTACGCGCCGCTTTTTGTATCATTTAGTGTTTGACGAAAAAGTTCACTAAAAGTTTGACTCGGTTATCGCACGGCCAAACATTGCGCGTAACAAATATGACCAAATAGAGTTTTGATTTTAATTGAGTACGATTGCAAAATAAGCCACATGGGGCGTATTTATTTAAAGCTGCAAGTGCCGGCAGttggataaagaaggtgagaaacacttatAATTTCAAGAAAGCACTTGTAGCAAAGTATGAAGGTGGCATCCACATGGCTATGCCCTTCAATTAAGGTAAAAGTGACAttaaacgtttatttatatatatttgacgTTGTTTTCAGCATAGGGAACTTTCTTTTGTGTCAATATTTGTGGGTGTCAAAGACAGTTTTAAgcagttgaagatggatggatggaaagagtttatttattttatcatacatTTGGTCttcgttaaaacattttttgaacgaTGAATCGAGATAGTTAATGCTAATACATTTTTTCCTCATTATTGttttttactattattacttTTGATTTAAtccaaaacaaatatatttattttgaaatattacTTGTTAAATTATCAATTTttcaatatttataaatatttttttctaaatacaggAGTTCAAGAATAGAGCCTTGTGGGACTCCCTTTTTATCGTTTGTTttgctattttatatatatatatatatatatatatatatatatatatatatatatatatatatatatatatatatatatatatatatatatatatatatatatatatatatatatatatatatatatatatatttatgacttAAAAGTCAGTGGATcctttttctattaaaaaaaattgctttgGTTTTGCTTGACCTTTTAGAACAGCACACCGGTGAAAACCGAGGTGCACTAGTTTAAAGACTCTAGTGTAACTGCTTGGCACCTTATTGTTCCAAAGATCTGTGGATACATTTGGAGTGTTGATGAGCTGCCTTCTCACAGTCAGCTTTTAATATGAGGTGCTTCCCTCTTTCCGCAGAAATGGAGGCTTTTTGCCTGAAGTTGAGGTTCCACTCATCTAATTTACAGTTCTTCTAACCTACAAAGTAGCTGCCTGGTTCCAGTGCTCACAACTGTGTGAAAACAAAGGTCAGTCACAATAAATAAAAAGAACACAGCAAAGAAAAGGAAAACAATGTGAATTTTGGATGCAGGTGATACATTGCTGGTAAAGGAGTGTGAATATACTGGTGCCAGCACTTTCCCAGTGCTTCTTCTGCTTCTGCTGTGTCACCACTGCGCTTCCTGGCCCGACACAGTCCTGACAGATCAGTGCTGTCTCACTTCTCCTTTCTAGTTTAACGGGAGTTTCTTCAGCTGCTCGAAGGTGATGAAAAACTGAGGTGAGGTTAAAGGAAACCAGGAGGTATGCTTGAACAGTACAGTAAAGTCAGTACAAGCGCCATACAGGTGATACTATTCTACTCCAGTCCTGTAGGAGGCAGTGACACATGTTACAAAGTGCTGTTCACTCATGCAGGATATTTCAAAATGGCGGCATTAACTAAGATGATTTTACTGCCATTGTTGGTACCttacaggggaactgcacttttttggggaattttgcttatcgttcacaatcattatgagagacaagaacacattttttttttttttaggattttaaagatgataaaaaacgcttggaaggcgtggctaatgggagtcaccgttgtagctttCAAAGCCCTCCATCaacttttgtatacacactgcaagtatatatatatatatatataatgtagtaacagacacgttcttaacaatatgtaatatgtataaaaTTTATCATATTTTGATCAATCtaatcatttccgggactgatttcttcagcgcaataatttccgtttccatagcagcccacttccgacttctggcaacaaatgtgtgttcctacttctggaaacaaAGGCGTATGTTTTCTaaccatggcagacttggtaacagacaacaaagacaactattttttgacaaatgaggattcacaatcttatctttttgaagccggATATATTCCACCTGTagatgtggaacttgaagccatgctatttcgacataaatggagcgcTTACCCCAAAAATTTGTCTTGACGTAGAAGTTAGCTTATTTCTTTCTGTAGCTAACTTTTCCAGCGAATACTAAAGCATgttgatgtgttactacgctagaaaaagagttcctctcagtgttcgctcttacaataacaatgtcgctacagcttggttattgtacagcttacggaacataaatgaagtattgttgaagttttaatgcatttttaaagtaatttagagGTACAATTGAttgctcctattagctgcattgctagctaccaagaatgagacaaaagcaaaaaaacccccaaaattgtgtgtttttgtctctcataaggattgtgaatgatagtcaaaatac
This Entelurus aequoreus isolate RoL-2023_Sb linkage group LG05, RoL_Eaeq_v1.1, whole genome shotgun sequence DNA region includes the following protein-coding sequences:
- the LOC133649842 gene encoding maternal B9.10 protein-like — protein: MKEEIAAAVFFVARLVKRYGCLDKDSRDRFAAALTSALLERYKNHWHPNAPTKGQAYRCLRMNRVQLQDLVLQKACDRSVVRYEDLGLPEELTLWVDPGEVSCRYGEHSAPFSISAVGGCGRRTGGEFSRRVHDAVERASLGVASGSSSEEEEDGDDDDDDGSSSGSSVLSALCPPANPEPKTIPTVNNPNSVYRFSEFALGAPKTWLMYPKRKAFIGDVFQPPAPPPPPGGPAQQLSGQKGLNPYRATFTFSGPRVDKYHWVSKYRS